Genomic window (Sediminispirochaeta smaragdinae DSM 11293):
GTCAAGAAAAATATGCGTCATTTGACAACATTTTTAGACGATAATAGGTGTATGGAATTTTGGGATATAGTCAAAAAAGAAATAAAGCGGCAAAACACTACTCAAGAATGGGTTTCTAATCACTCGAATATTAGCTTTGAAACATTTCGAGGATGGATAGCAAGAAAACGATTACCTCGAGTTGATGATGGGGTAAAAATTGCCCAATCATTGGATACTACCGTA
Coding sequences:
- a CDS encoding helix-turn-helix domain-containing protein produces the protein MEFWDIVKKEIKRQNTTQEWVSNHSNISFETFRGWIARKRLPRVDDGVKIAQSLDTTVEYLVTGKNPDNWQPPRRYADIVAALEVLDDKDIETVKTLAVSLAERTNIEYRKKRDA